The following coding sequences lie in one Deinococcus aerolatus genomic window:
- a CDS encoding DUF937 domain-containing protein: protein MMDIFNMLGGMGNAQQQISQQTGATPQQSESAMEAAIPLLLGAMTRNASSPDGAASLAGALGQHDGSALEQFSRGSAPNVQEGQKILGHVFGNQQQSAANAVSKRAGIDPQLAMQILSMAAPLVLGYLARQRQQGGGQQGRGGDLGGMLGGLLGGGAAGGLGGLLGGILGSGQQTPQPQTQERGGVLGGGPVISGLPPQNAQAQQGGAGGIVGTLNNALDRDGDGSALNDLIGMFGGRR, encoded by the coding sequence ATGATGGATATCTTCAACATGCTCGGCGGAATGGGCAACGCGCAGCAGCAGATTAGCCAGCAGACCGGGGCCACGCCTCAGCAGTCCGAAAGCGCGATGGAGGCGGCCATTCCGCTGCTGCTCGGGGCCATGACCCGCAACGCCAGCAGCCCGGACGGCGCGGCCTCGCTGGCCGGTGCCCTGGGCCAGCACGACGGCAGCGCCCTGGAGCAGTTCAGCCGGGGCAGCGCCCCCAACGTGCAAGAAGGCCAGAAGATCCTGGGCCATGTGTTTGGCAACCAGCAGCAGTCGGCGGCCAACGCGGTCAGCAAACGGGCCGGCATTGATCCGCAGCTTGCCATGCAGATCCTGAGCATGGCCGCGCCGCTGGTGCTGGGTTACCTGGCCCGTCAGCGTCAGCAGGGCGGCGGCCAGCAGGGACGGGGCGGTGATCTCGGCGGCATGCTGGGTGGCCTGCTGGGCGGCGGCGCGGCTGGCGGACTGGGCGGCCTGCTAGGGGGCATCTTGGGCAGCGGACAGCAGACCCCGCAGCCCCAGACCCAGGAGCGGGGCGGCGTTCTGGGCGGTGGCCCGGTGATTTCCGGCCTGCCCCCGCAGAACGCCCAGGCGCAGCAGGGCGGCGCGGGCGGCATCGTCGGCACCCTCAACAACGCGCTGGACCGTGATGGCGACGGCAGCGCCCTGAACGACCTGATCGGCATGTTCGGCGGGCGGCGCTGA